The proteins below come from a single Roseiflexus sp. RS-1 genomic window:
- a CDS encoding MFS transporter — MSAFYIVVPMKLLSDTARERSVWANRDFLYLWGATVISQLGTQITFLGLPFLAVTMLNATPLTSVLATLGWVPVVALGFVAGAIIDRGRRQPVLIWCDVARAVVLLTIPIACLFGGLSLWQLYAVVLLTGVFSTFFDTAYQARVPSLVPAGQLVAANSGLEIAQSGTRIVGPGLAGALIALLTAPLAILLDALSYLLSALLLLGIRAPETVSDMPPLGTRANRPLRVDIKEGLVFFWREPLLRSLVGCTVLMSVGWALVEGIFLFYLIRTLGLDAGLTGVIFSVGNVGLLVAAAVTGRLVGRWGLGPVVGSAVVLHAGGILLIALAPLAPLPFLITGYLVRAAAVVAYNISQVTIRQCVTPSQMLGRVTATARVISWSSIPSGLIIGGLLATAIGLQTTIWTGALLSCCACIPMILGGVWRVRRLSVPSAL; from the coding sequence GTGAGCGCCTTCTACATTGTCGTGCCAATGAAGCTTCTTTCCGACACAGCACGGGAACGGTCGGTTTGGGCCAATCGTGATTTTTTGTATCTCTGGGGCGCCACTGTCATCAGCCAGCTTGGCACACAGATCACCTTTCTCGGGCTGCCGTTCCTCGCCGTCACAATGCTGAACGCCACTCCGCTAACCAGCGTGCTGGCGACGCTTGGCTGGGTGCCAGTGGTCGCGCTGGGGTTCGTCGCCGGGGCGATCATCGACCGTGGTCGCCGGCAACCGGTGTTGATCTGGTGCGATGTGGCGCGGGCAGTGGTGCTGCTGACCATCCCGATCGCCTGCCTGTTCGGCGGGCTTTCGCTCTGGCAGCTCTATGCAGTGGTGCTGCTGACGGGCGTGTTCAGCACCTTTTTCGACACGGCCTACCAGGCGCGCGTGCCCTCCCTGGTGCCCGCCGGGCAGCTGGTTGCGGCTAACAGCGGGCTTGAGATCGCCCAGTCGGGCACCCGCATCGTCGGTCCCGGGCTGGCGGGCGCGTTGATTGCGTTGCTCACCGCGCCGCTGGCGATCCTGCTCGACGCTCTGAGCTATCTCCTCTCGGCCTTGCTGCTCCTGGGCATCCGCGCGCCGGAAACGGTGTCCGACATGCCGCCGTTGGGGACACGCGCCAACCGACCCTTGCGCGTGGACATCAAAGAAGGGCTGGTGTTCTTCTGGCGCGAGCCATTGCTGCGCTCACTGGTGGGATGTACGGTGCTGATGAGTGTTGGCTGGGCGCTGGTCGAGGGCATTTTTCTGTTCTACCTCATCCGCACGCTGGGGCTTGACGCGGGGCTGACCGGTGTGATCTTCAGCGTCGGCAACGTGGGGTTGCTGGTCGCCGCCGCCGTGACCGGGCGCCTGGTTGGGCGCTGGGGGTTGGGACCGGTGGTGGGGAGCGCAGTGGTGCTGCACGCTGGTGGCATCCTGCTGATCGCGCTAGCGCCGCTGGCGCCGTTGCCCTTCCTGATCACAGGCTATCTGGTGCGGGCAGCGGCAGTGGTGGCCTACAACATCAGCCAGGTGACGATACGCCAGTGCGTCACGCCATCACAGATGCTCGGGCGCGTCACCGCGACGGCCCGGGTGATTAGCTGGTCGAGCATTCCCAGCGGGCTGATCATCGGCGGTCTGCTGGCGACAGCCATCGGGCTTCAAACAACAATCTGGACAGGGGCGCTCCTCAGTTGCTGTGCTTGCATTCCGATGATCCTCGGCGGTGTGTGGCGAGTGCGCCGCCTGTCGGTTCCGAGCGCGTTGTAG
- a CDS encoding GYD domain-containing protein codes for MEKAIKSVGGALEAFYSAFDETNACVIAEAPDNVSVAALAPTVNATGCQLHPWLLDVTAALRHEVGGEVSAPDDGFARRGGIAVRAGRRSAAQHRHEPDALRIAPCEAEPDRWAGAPGLRAPHPCCTPVGFCRGWGATTRSEPTGGALATHRRGSSECKHSN; via the coding sequence ATTGAGAAGGCAATCAAATCGGTGGGTGGCGCCCTGGAAGCCTTTTACTCTGCTTTCGACGAAACCAATGCCTGCGTGATCGCCGAAGCCCCCGACAACGTGAGCGTGGCTGCCCTTGCCCCGACGGTCAATGCCACGGGGTGTCAGCTTCACCCCTGGCTGCTGGACGTTACCGCTGCCCTGCGGCACGAGGTCGGCGGTGAGGTGAGCGCACCAGATGACGGATTCGCCCGGCGTGGGGGAATTGCAGTCCGCGCCGGGCGACGATCAGCGGCCCAACACCGGCATGAACCCGACGCGCTCCGCATCGCTCCGTGTGAAGCTGAACCCGACCGTTGGGCAGGCGCGCCAGGGCTGCGTGCGCCGCACCCGTGCTGCACACCCGTTGGCTTCTGCAGAGGTTGGGGCGCTACAACGCGCTCGGAACCGACAGGCGGCGCACTCGCCACACACCGCCGAGGATCATCGGAATGCAAGCACAGCAACTGA